A stretch of Ursus arctos isolate Adak ecotype North America unplaced genomic scaffold, UrsArc2.0 scaffold_4, whole genome shotgun sequence DNA encodes these proteins:
- the LOC113241225 gene encoding uncharacterized protein LOC113241225, producing MIADISHINVFQILGFRVLVNYRTRVRSPGPTSPAAETRLGSTYFRRDEVWGSPGGHEPPASVRAGSVVVFLGLLLPAPRLPCPSRAALPVCREVLVANAAWHRLAYYSPARPPASRPQGTASAPPAPRRRGRRDPRPRPLPSQSFGGGGKCPGSGAASGGSGRARFPPSSSSPPYRLPPPPLLQPRSPWGCSPAARKSFIERDPVLHPCVCQILEKENCLLLGEAIEWNASLLFDSNLLKLAEEKEDLLDSLHSYPWSTLVQMFHQKVSIA from the exons ATGATCGCGGATATTTCACACATAAACGTGTTCCAGATTCTTGGATTTAGGGTCCTTGTGAATTACAGGACTCGGGTTCG ctccccaggccccacctcccCGGCAGCCGAGACCAGGCTGGGATCCACGTACTTTCGCCGAGATGAAGTTTGGGGCTCCCCGGGCGGCCACGAGCCGCCCGCCAGCGTGAGGGCTGGCTCTGTTGTTGTTTTCCTCGGGCTGCTCCTGCCCGCGCCCCGGCTCCCGTGCCCCTCTCGGGCGGCGCTGCCTGTGTGCCGAGAGGTGCTGGTTGCAAACGCAGCCTGGCACCGGCTGGCCTACTACTCCCCAGCCCGGCCCCCAGCCTCCCGCCCGCAGGGCACTGCctccgcgccccccgccccccgccggcgCGGCCGCCGCGACCCTCGCCCCCGACCTCTCCCTAGCCAAAGTTTTGGCGGAGGGGGAAAGTGTCCGGGGAGCGGAGCGGCCAGCGGCGGCTCCGGACGCGCGAGGTTCCCTCCGTCTTCCTCAAGTCCACCCTACcggctgccgccgccgccgctgctccAGCCGCGGAGTCCTTGGGGCTGCAGCCCGGCGGCTCGCAA ATCCTTTATTGAGAGGGATCCTGTGCTACACCCTTGTGTATGCcagattctggaaaaggaaaattgCCTGCTCCTAGGAGAAGCGATAGAATGGAATGCCAGTCTCCTGTTTGATAG CAATCTACTCAAACTAGCTGAAGAAAAGGAGGATTTATTGGACTCACTCCACAG